Within the Photobacterium swingsii genome, the region CGCCCTTGGTACATGTTGGTCATCATAGTCGCTGTTGTCGCTAGAATGCCGACATGTTGGTATTGCCGATATTTGGCTTCATTTACAACGCTATCAATGATGCTGATCGTGTGAACATGACTAATGGCTTGAAGGCGCGTATACCAAAAGTGTGCAGTATTACATGGGATAACAATACAGCTCGCACCAGCATTTTGTAGTTCTTCAAAGCCCTGTTTCAGGATGGGAAACGGATCTGGACCTTTGTTAAGAATGCACGCGGTGCGATCCGGAATTTGTGGAACATTGCTGACTAACATTGGAATGTGTTCTTGGTCATTATGAGCAGGTGTACGTGCAATTATTTTTTGCATGAAAGTGACGGTAGCGAGTGGTCCCATACCGCCTAAAACGCCCAGTTTTTTCAGCATGATGTTGTTCCTAATAGTATGTTGTTAAAACCACTATAAATAGGCGCTTGTGTGTTTAGAAATGCTAAAGCTGGTGCTCTAATGCCGAATCGGTATAGTGATTCTTCTTATTGCGTGTAGTGCTGATATTTTCAATTCGAATGGCAATAAATGGCTTGTTCACGCGGTAAAAATGAAAAGGAAAGTGATTAATGTGATGTCTGTTACGCCTAGCATCGCGAGCATTAATACATTGTTAGGTATAATTATTTTCTTTTTCCTGTGCATATTATGAATATTGAAAGTAAGTGGTTAGAAGATTTTCTAGCCTTGGCTGAACAGCGCAACTTTTCTCATGCTGCTGAACAACGTAATGTCACTCAGCCTGCATTTAGTCGTCGTATTCGCGCACTTGAAAATGCAGTTGGTGCTGAGCTTGTCGATAGAACTAAAACCCCGATTGCACTTACACCAAGCGGCAAGTTATTTCGAGTATCAGCCCGTACCCTTATTAATCAAATGGTTGATGGCATAGGTCAGTTATCAGATCTGTCGAAGCTCGGGGGGAACATTGTTCGCGTTGCAGCGGCGCACTCTTTAGCTACCAGTTTAGTGCCAAACATCCAGCCGCTATTGAGCCATGGTAAACACAACCCTTTGTTGAGTGTTGAAGCGATCGATGTTGACCAAGCGACCGAAGAATTGCATGAAGGCAGTTGTGATTTGTTACTTGCGTTTGATGATGAACGCTTGCGGTTGCCTCCTTATCAATCGTTACGTATCGGAGAAGCGGAACTACTTCCTGTGTGTGCCTGTGATAACAAAGGCGAACCTCTGTTTCAGTTTGATTCAAAACAGACGACCCCTTGGTTGGCCTATAGCCCAAGCTCTTACATGGGGCGACAAGTTGAAGCCGTGCGTGACCAAGTTAACTTGCAAGCAGTGTTTTCATCATCGATGACAGACATTCTCAAGATCTTAGTGTTGAAAGGGCAGGGCGTTGCTTGGTTACCGGATTACGCGATTAAAGATGAGTTAGCGCGTGGGGAAGTCGCATTGGTTGGGGAGCCATACTTACGCTTGCCGATTGCTTATTATGCCTATCGCTACCAAGCACGACTGCACCCTGCTGGTGAACAAGTGTGGAATACGCTTTGCCAATTAGTAGCTGATTAATCAAACCCTTAACCAAGATCTTTACTCAATCCTTTGATTAAATCTTTGAACGAAAAAAGTGTAGGAAGCAGTAAAGCCCAGCAACTATGCTGGGCTTTGTTATCTCGGATAGGAAGCTTCGTCGTCTTATCGTTATATCAACCTAACTATAAAATCATAGGTGCAAGTACAAAACCGCAAAGGGTTGAGATGATAACGCCACAAAGCCCTGGTAATAAGAATGGGTGATCAAAAATATTCTTCCCCATACGTGTCGTACCCGTTGAATCAAACTCGATAGCAGCCAAAGAGGTTGGGTAAGTAGGGAGAACAAACACCCCTGTTACTGCTACAAATGACGCAAGGATTGCCCAATGAGGTACTTGTAAGCTAAGGGCGAGTGGGATAATTAACGGTGTTGTAGCACCTTGTGAAAGCAGCAGCGTGCAAGTGCCAAACAAAACCACCGAAAGCAGCATTGGGTAAGCTTGCAGCAGTGTCCCTGCTGTGGCTTTAATTTCAGGTAAGTAAGCATTAACCATGGTGGAACCCATAGTCACAATACCGAGAATAACAGCGACTGAACTCATACCGGAACGGAAGGTTGTGGTACGAATGATTTTATCAGGGTTCACTTTACAGAAAGGTACCATTAGACAGGCGACAGCGAACATGCTGACTATAATGATGTCGCGGGTTGACATCATTGCACCGTCACCAAATTGCGGACGTAGCGGAGGAAATGCTGCGTAGATAACGATTACGATAGTCGCAAGAAGAAAAAGTAATACTGAATATTTTGCTTTTGGATCTAACTCAGTATTCGTCGTTGTTTGTGCATCGGTTTTTTGTTTATGTTCGGCCTGAATGCGTTCTAGGTAGATAGGATCTTCGTCGAGTTCACAACCTTGGCGAGAAGCGACGAAGGCCGCGACCATAGCGGCAATAAACGAGGCGGGCAAACACACAGCCATAATTTGCAAAAAGCTTACACCAATAGGCTCCATGATAGAAATCATCGCAGCCATTGCCGCTGAAATTGGTGAGCCAGAAATGGCCACCTGTGAAGCCACAACCGCAGCTGACAATGGGCGAGAAGGGCGAACACCAATCTCTTTAGCGACTTCAGATATCACTGGCAACGTCGAAAAAACGGTATAGCCAGTACCCGCCATAATGGTCATTAACCAAGTGATCATCGGTGCCAAGAAATTGATATAGCGTGGGTTTCTTCGCATGAGATTGCCAGCGTAATGTACCAGCCAATCCATGCCACCTGCAGCCTGCATTGTTGAAGCGGCGGTTACAACGGCCATGATAATTAAAATGACGTTAACAGCGGGTTGACTCGGTTCTAAGCCAAAGCCTAGCGTTAGTATTGCTAACCCTAATCCACCGGCAAGACCAACGCCTAACCCTCCCATTTTTAAGCCCCAATATATGCAACCTAAAACAATAACGAGTTGAATGATAACAAGCATAATTTTTACTCACTGAGTGACAGATTGTTTGGTTTTACGCGGTATGCCTAAAACCTGAATAGCTGAAGTTTATTAACCTACTTTTTATGTGGTTTATGGTGAGTGATTCATTTACTGCTGTTAAATGCTGAAAAATGTTTCGTGATAACAAATCGGCATTGGCTCAATGGTAAAAATGAGATCTGGTTAACTGTATTAATTAAAATTGATGGATTTAAGAGGCGGGTGGCTCTGAGTTGGAAGTAAAGATACTCACTTAGATGTATATCTTTTTGTTGATGATAACGTGATAGCGATCGTGGTGAATCAGGCTGGTTCACAGATTGGGTAGACCGCCTACAGGCTGATAATTTTATCTCTTCTATTCCAACTTGGAATGAGTCTGTGTCGTAGCTTTCCTTTTTGATCTTATCAATAAGGCGTTACTCTCCGTTTTAGATTGTTGGCTTGAATTTGTTACCCAAAGGAATATAAATGGAATTTTCGTATGAGGTCATTGCGATTCTCTTTGCTGTTGCTGCGTTGGCTGGTTTTATTGATGCAATTGCGGGTGGTGGGGGGTTACTTACCGTGCCAGCCTTATTATCAGTGGGGCTCCCTCCTGCACAAGCATTAGCGACGAATAAACTGCAGAGCTCGTTTGGTAGCTTTTCGGCAAGTTTGTATTTTGTCCGTAATGGGTTGGTTAATTTAAAGACAATGCGGTTAGCAATTGCGTGTACTTTTGTTGGCTCAGCAATTGGTGCAGAATTGGTCCAGTTTATTGATGCAGGCGTACTCACTAGTATTATTCCATTATTACTATTGGGTATCTCTATGTACTTCTTATTCGCGCCGCAAGCGGGTGTCGGCGGAGGAGAAGCTAAGCTCTCTGAGACAGCATTTGCTTTTTCAGTTGGGTTTGGAATTGGCTTTTACGATGGTTTCTTTGGTCCTGGTACAGGGTCTTTATTTACTATTTGTTTTGTCGCTATTGCTCAGCTCAATATGATAGAAGCAACAGCACGCACTAAGGTACTTAACTTTACATCAAATATAGCGGCACTTTTGTTTTTCATTATGGCTGGGTTGCCTGTGTGGGAGATAGGCTTAACCATGGCGGTAGGGGGCTTTATTGGGGCTCGCTTTGGTGCCAAGGTTGCGATCACGAAAGGGCGTAAACTTATCCGCCCTATGGTTGTGATTATCTCTATGATTATGGCGATAAAGTTGCTGTGGGAACAAAATCCGCAATGGTTTCAATAAGCAGCTCAACGCGTTTAGCTTGATAGCTTTTACGACGATAGCAAATATGTACCGGGCGAGTGAGTGCATTAAGAAAATCAAAATGGTGACAATGGTGGACTTCAATATTCAGCGTTTTTACAACAGACATTGGAATTAATGCAGGGGCAACACCACCAAGTGCCAGCTTTGCAGCTGCTGTGTAAGAGTCCATTTCCATCATCGGCTTGATTCCCATTTTTTGTAACGTTGCCGCTTGGTAGGTATTCGCACTGTTTTTCAGATCATTGGTTAATAACATCGTAGGTGTGGCATCAAGCGGTGCTGCGCTTACGATCGTAAATTGCTCGTCAATGAGGTGGCGAGCAACGATACCGTGCTGCGGAGGCAAATGGCCTGCGCAAAATCCTATGGTTGCATCACCTGACAATACGCTTTCAATTATAAAAGGTGTTTGCTGAGTAAATACCGAGAGGTGAGGATCTTTTTGGATATAAGCGCCAAGAATGTCACTTAGGTAACCAGCGACTAAGGTTTCAGAGCAAGCAATGGTGATGAGCGAAGTATCTTGAATATCTTGTTGCTCAAAGATCAACCCTTTCATTTCTCGATAACTCGGTTCAACACTATCTATTAGCTTTTTGGCTGTGGCGGTTAGCTGAATATGTCGACCTGCAGGCTCAATAAGCTTCTTACCTAAACGTTTTTCAAGATTGGCAATACGTTTACTGACTGCTGACTGGCTAATGTACAGGCGTGTGCCTGCTTTACTCATAGTGCCTTCTTTTGCCAATACGAGCAGGGTTTCTATTCCATCGAGTAACACACGAATACCATTAATGAAAATACGGAATAGATATGGTAGCGCAGGGCTAGGAAGATAAAGAAGAAAAAAGAGTGGAGGTAATAGAGAACGTGCAGAGCGTCACGTTCTCTATCCATGAGCAAGGCTTACAATTGCTGCGATGTACGCTGCGTTATAAGTTGCCCGCTTCTTCAGTTTTGGTAATGCTGCCCACTGCTAGAACGGGTGCGACATCTAAATGCTCTGCATTCATCATGGATGAGATGCGTTGAACCGATGAAAGCAGTAAAGATTGCTCCCACTCCTCAAGTTCGTGATATTGAGAAATGAAACTATCTTGTAGTGGCAATGGTGCTTTGTTTAGCACTTCAACACCTTGAGGTGTTAAATGTGCATGCACTTTTCGTTTGTCGAGCTGGCTGCGTTGACGCACAACAAGCTCACGCTTTTCAAGGCGATCTAGGATTGTTGTTGCCGTTGCTTGGCTCATGTTTGTGTTGCTCGACAATTGGCGAATAGTGACTTCACCAGAATCACGGATAGCGCGCATTAATACCAATTGTGGCCCAGTTAACCCAGCGTCTTTATTCAGTTTTCTTGAATGTAAGTCAATTGCTCGGATAATTTGTCGCAGGGCAATAAGGACTTCTTCGTGCTTGTCCATTTTTCTCTCCAAGATTTAACGCCGCGAAACTACATCAAACGGAGGCAACATGAAAGAAATAGTTATTAATTTTGAGGCGCGTTAGTAATAATGTTAGATGTAGAAACATTAGTGTTCTAACTATTCTTGGAATTGGTGGCTATAATTGGGTGATTGAAGAATCTACCAATTGCGGTTTAATTCTACAATTATTCTTAATAAATGGGGCTATTTTGCCATTTTCTTTCATAAACCTCTCCTTTTTTGGTAGTATTTTGCCTTCTTTAGCTTAATGAAAGATATTATGAGTTCTGATAATTT harbors:
- a CDS encoding LysR substrate-binding domain-containing protein — encoded protein: MNIESKWLEDFLALAEQRNFSHAAEQRNVTQPAFSRRIRALENAVGAELVDRTKTPIALTPSGKLFRVSARTLINQMVDGIGQLSDLSKLGGNIVRVAAAHSLATSLVPNIQPLLSHGKHNPLLSVEAIDVDQATEELHEGSCDLLLAFDDERLRLPPYQSLRIGEAELLPVCACDNKGEPLFQFDSKQTTPWLAYSPSSYMGRQVEAVRDQVNLQAVFSSSMTDILKILVLKGQGVAWLPDYAIKDELARGEVALVGEPYLRLPIAYYAYRYQARLHPAGEQVWNTLCQLVAD
- a CDS encoding MarR family winged helix-turn-helix transcriptional regulator; translated protein: MDKHEEVLIALRQIIRAIDLHSRKLNKDAGLTGPQLVLMRAIRDSGEVTIRQLSSNTNMSQATATTILDRLEKRELVVRQRSQLDKRKVHAHLTPQGVEVLNKAPLPLQDSFISQYHELEEWEQSLLLSSVQRISSMMNAEHLDVAPVLAVGSITKTEEAGNL
- a CDS encoding cysteate racemase, with protein sequence MLKKLGVLGGMGPLATVTFMQKIIARTPAHNDQEHIPMLVSNVPQIPDRTACILNKGPDPFPILKQGFEELQNAGASCIVIPCNTAHFWYTRLQAISHVHTISIIDSVVNEAKYRQYQHVGILATTATMMTNMYQGRLADKGIQAIETTAQEQQQVMAGIYAVKAGNVKEGEQLMTPVFEAMLARGADAVIFGCTEIPIALASQAESQPLNCLDSLEILADECIAWSTADEHDLVA
- a CDS encoding LysR family transcriptional regulator: MLLDGIETLLVLAKEGTMSKAGTRLYISQSAVSKRIANLEKRLGKKLIEPAGRHIQLTATAKKLIDSVEPSYREMKGLIFEQQDIQDTSLITIACSETLVAGYLSDILGAYIQKDPHLSVFTQQTPFIIESVLSGDATIGFCAGHLPPQHGIVARHLIDEQFTIVSAAPLDATPTMLLTNDLKNSANTYQAATLQKMGIKPMMEMDSYTAAAKLALGGVAPALIPMSVVKTLNIEVHHCHHFDFLNALTRPVHICYRRKSYQAKRVELLIETIADFVPTATLSP
- a CDS encoding TSUP family transporter translates to MEFSYEVIAILFAVAALAGFIDAIAGGGGLLTVPALLSVGLPPAQALATNKLQSSFGSFSASLYFVRNGLVNLKTMRLAIACTFVGSAIGAELVQFIDAGVLTSIIPLLLLGISMYFLFAPQAGVGGGEAKLSETAFAFSVGFGIGFYDGFFGPGTGSLFTICFVAIAQLNMIEATARTKVLNFTSNIAALLFFIMAGLPVWEIGLTMAVGGFIGARFGAKVAITKGRKLIRPMVVIISMIMAIKLLWEQNPQWFQ
- a CDS encoding anaerobic C4-dicarboxylate transporter: MLVIIQLVIVLGCIYWGLKMGGLGVGLAGGLGLAILTLGFGLEPSQPAVNVILIIMAVVTAASTMQAAGGMDWLVHYAGNLMRRNPRYINFLAPMITWLMTIMAGTGYTVFSTLPVISEVAKEIGVRPSRPLSAAVVASQVAISGSPISAAMAAMISIMEPIGVSFLQIMAVCLPASFIAAMVAAFVASRQGCELDEDPIYLERIQAEHKQKTDAQTTTNTELDPKAKYSVLLFLLATIVIVIYAAFPPLRPQFGDGAMMSTRDIIIVSMFAVACLMVPFCKVNPDKIIRTTTFRSGMSSVAVILGIVTMGSTMVNAYLPEIKATAGTLLQAYPMLLSVVLFGTCTLLLSQGATTPLIIPLALSLQVPHWAILASFVAVTGVFVLPTYPTSLAAIEFDSTGTTRMGKNIFDHPFLLPGLCGVIISTLCGFVLAPMIL